The Pan paniscus chromosome 1, NHGRI_mPanPan1-v2.0_pri, whole genome shotgun sequence genome has a segment encoding these proteins:
- the PLEKHN1 gene encoding pleckstrin homology domain-containing family N member 1 isoform X4: MGNSHCVPQAPRRLRASFSRKPSLKGNREDSARMSAGLLGPEAARSGDAAANKLFHYIPGTDILDLENQRENLEQPFLSVFKKGRRRVPVRNLGKVVHYAKVQLRFQHSQDVSDCYLELFPAHLYFQAHGSEGLTFQGLLPLTELSVCPLEGSREHAFQITGVWDASRAPRGTPDPGLGEGPALWLRSTCVYVCALSALPAGPLPAPLLVLCPSRAELDRWLYHLEKQTALLGGPRRCHSAPPQGSCGDELPWTLQRRLTRLRTASGHEPGGSAVCASRVKLQHLPAQEQWDRLLVLYPTSLAIFSEELDGLCFKGELPLRAIHINLEEKEKQIRSFLIEGPLINTIRVVCASYEDYSHWLLCLRAVTHREGAPPLPGAESFPGSQVTGSGRGSLSSGGQTSWDSGCLVPPSTRTSHSLPESSVPSTVGCSSQHTPDQANSDRASIGRRRTELRRGGSSRSPGSKARAEGRGPVTPLHLDLTQFLSAMQSAPGPMPSSPLPSVPVSVPASVPASDPRSCSSGPAGPYLLSKKGALQSRATQRHRGSAKEGGPQPPDSPQLADTSLPSLPDGQSPRRSRDPGYDHLWDETLPSSHQKCPQLGGPEASGGLVQWI, translated from the exons ATGGGGAACAGCCACTGTGTCCCTCAGGCCCCCAGGAGGCTCCGGGCCTCCTTCTCCAGAAAGCCCTCGCTGAAGGGAAACAG AGAGGACAGCGCGCGGATGTCGGCCGGCCTGCTGGGCCCCGAGGCTGCTCGAAGCGGGGACGCCGCCGCCAACAAGCTCTTCCACTACATCCCGGGCACG GACATCCTGGACCTGGAGAACCAGCGAGAAAACCTGGAGCAGCCATTCCTGAGTGTGTTCAAGAAGGGGCGGCGGAGGGTGCCTGTGAGGAACCTGGGAAAAGTTGTGCATTACGCCAAGGTCCAGCTACGGTTCCAGCACAGCCAG GATGTCAGCGACTGCTACCTGGAGCTATTCCCCGCCCACCTGTACTTCCAGGCCCACGGCTCGGAAGGACTCACATTTCAG GGGCTGTTACCGCTGACGGAGCTGAGCGTCTGCCCGCTCGAGGGGTCCCGAGAGCACGCCTTCCAGATCACAGGTGTTTGGGATGCTTCCCGGGCCCCCAGAGGCACTCCTGACCCAGGACTTGGAGAGGGGCCTGCCCTGTGGCTGCGgagcacgtgtgtgtatgtgtgtgccctCTCTGCCCTGCCCGCAGGCCCGCTGCCCGCACCCCTCCTGGTGCTCTGCCCCAGCCGGGCCGAGCTGGACCGCTGGCTTTACCACCTGGAGAAGCAGACGGCCCTCCTCGGGGGGCCACGGCGCTGCCACTCGGCACCCCCACAG GGGTCCTGTGGAGACGAACTCCCCTGGACTTTGCAGCGCCGTCTAACCCGGCTGCGGACGGCGTCAGGGCATGAACCCGGCGGCAGTGCTGTCTGTGCCTCGAGGGTCAAGCTGCAGCACCTGCCCGCACAG gaGCAGTGGGACCGGCTCTTGGTCCTGTACCCAACGTCCTTGGCCATTTTCTCCGAGGAGCTGGACGGGCTTTGCTTCAAG GGGGAGCTCCCACTCCGTGCCATCCACATCAAcctggaggagaaggagaagcagatCCGCTCCTTCCTGATTGAAG GCCCCCTCATCAACACTATCCGCGTGGTGTGCGCCAGCTACGAGGACTACAGTCACTGGCTGCTGTGCCTTCGCGCTGTCACCCACAGGGAGGGGGCCCCGCCGCTGCCTGGTGCCGAGAGCTTCCCAGGGTCGCAG GTTACGGGCAGTGGCCGAGGCTCACTCTCCTCAGGCGGACAGACCAGTTGGGACTCGGGGTGCTTGGTGCCCCCCTCCACCCGCACCAGCCACTCCCTGCCTGAGTCCTCGGTGCCATCCACCGTGGGCTGCTCCTCCCAGCACACACCG GACCAGGCCAACTCTGACCGTGCCAGCATTGGCCGACGGAGGACCGAGCTGAGACGCGGTGGCAGCAGCCGGTCACCCGGGAGCAAGGCCCGGGCAGAGGGCCGCGGCCCTGTCACCCCACTGCACCTGGACCTGACCCAG TTCCTCAGTGCCATGCAGAGTGCACCTGGACCCATGCCCTCGAGCCCACTCCCCTCGGTGCCTGTGTCTGTGCCTGCCTCTGTGCCTGCCTCTGACCCTCGCTCCTGCTCCTCCGGCCCCGCTGGCCCCTACTTGCTCTCCAAGAAGGGAGCCCTGCAGTCCAGAGCCACTCAGAGACACCGGGGCTCAGCCAAGGAAGGGGGGCCGCAGCCCCCAGACTCCCCTCAGCTT GCTGACACATCTCTGCCTTCCCTACCAGATGGTCAGTCCCCCAGGAGGAGCCGGGACCCCGGCTACGACCACCTCTGGGACGAGACTTTGCCTTCCTCCCACCAGAAGTGCCCCCAGCTTGGAGGGCCTGAGGCCAGTGGGGGGCTTGTGCAGTGGATCTGA